A part of Sander vitreus isolate 19-12246 chromosome 8, sanVit1, whole genome shotgun sequence genomic DNA contains:
- the LOC144521992 gene encoding guanylyl cyclase inhibitory protein: MGQAANMPCRGGGSYVTELYHWYRTFINECPSGLITLHEFQRHFCNGTVGWESAEYAEQIFRTLDNNGDGVVDFREYVMAISMLIEGSAVEKLRWSFKLYDKDGDGAITREEMLEITQAVYKMNVAAALTKPNPLTAEECTNRIFMRLDKDNNAIISLEEFTEGALNDDWIREMLECDPSTVKVERPLRRDTALGTRG, translated from the exons ATGGGCCAAGCTGCTAACATGCCCTGTAGGGGAGGGGGATCTTATGTCACTGAGCTGTACCATTGGTACAG AACgtttattaatgaatgtccaAGTGGGCTGATCACTCTACATGAGTTTCAAAGGCATTTCTGCAATGGAACAGTGGGCTGGGAGTCTGCTGAGTATGCAGAACAGATATTCCGCACATTGGACAATAATGGG GATGGGGTGGTTGATTTCAGGGAGTATGTCATGGCCATCAGCATGCTTATTGAAGGTTCTGCTGTGGAGAAGCTGCGGTGGTCATTTAAGCTCTATGACAAAGATGGAGACGGAGCAATTACAAGGGAGGAAATGCTGGAGATTACGCAG GCTGTGTATAAGATGAATGTAGCCGCTGCTTTAACCAAACCCAACCCACTTACAGCTGAAGAATGTACCAACAGGATATTTATGCGATTAGATAAAGACAATAACG CCATCATCAGTCTGGAGGAGTTCACAGAGGGAGCGCTGAATGATGATTGGATCAGGGAAATGCTGGAATGTGATCCTAGCACTGTGAAGGTGGAGAGGCCCCTGAGGAGGGACACCGCTTTGGGGACCCGTGGTTGA